CGCGGAGCACCGGGCGGCGGCCGGACACCGGGCGGGGCCAACCAGCGCCCGCCGCGCTGCAATAACCGGGGGGGCCGGGACCGGCCCTGCCCGGTGCTCCCGGTTACACCGCAGTGTCCCCCGCCGCCAAGGCCGCCGCCAAGAAGCCGAAGAAGGCGGCGAGCGGCTCCAAAGCCCGCAAGCCCGCGGGGCCCAGCGTCACCGAGCTGATCACCAAGGCCGTGTCCGCCTCCAAGGAGCGCAAGGGGCTCTCGCTCGCCGCGCTCAAGAAGGCGCTGGCCGCCGGCGGCTACGATGTGGAGAAGAACAACAGCCGCATCAAGCTGGGGCTCAAGAGCCTCGTCAGCAAGGGCACCCTGGTGCAGACCAAGGGCACCGGCGCCTCCGGCTCCTTCCGCCCCAACAAGAAACCTGGGGAAGTGAAGGAAAAAGctcctaagaaaaaaaaaaatacagtaatcAAGCCCAAGAAGCCGGCGGCTAAGAAGCCCGCCAGCGCCGCCAAGAAGGCGGTGACAGCAAAGAACAGCCCCAAGAAAGTTAAGCCTGCAGCCAAGAAAGCAGCCAAGAGTCCCAAAGCGACAAAGGCTGTCAGGCCCAAGAAGGCGGTGGCAGCAGAGAAGAGCCCGGCTAAGGCGAAAGCGGTGAAGCCCAAAGAGGCCAAGGCAAAAAAGCAACACACAAGAAGAAGTAAGCCCCACGTGGAAATACGCTTGCTTCGTATTTAAACCCACCAGCGCCATTCCAGTTGGGCTGGAATGCTGTGGCTGCCGCCGTTTTGGGGAGGGGTGTGGGGGAACAGCAATCTTCTGGTGAATGTGCTGAGCGCGGAACAGCTCGAGGGGCACTTGAATTGGTAAGGGGAGGGTATGAGCGCCTTGGTAGCTTTCAAAATGCCCATAAGGCACAGGGATTGGCTGCGGAAGGGCTGAGCTGCTTCCTGGAACTGGTGTCAGCCCCGCCCCAGAGCGCGGCTGGTGCTGTGTGCGCGGAGCCGCGTCCAGCACCGGTAGTTAAAATATCAGAGATAACTGGATAACCGCCCCCCCCGCCCTGCACGGATTATTCAAAACTCCCGCGCGCTTATACCACCCCAATGAAATTCAAGCTCTTTCTCTGAATTTGTGGGTGGCTCTTAAAAGAGCCTTTGGGTTTCTCTTAATTCAAATCCGCAGCCTTTCAGCTCACTTGGCTTTCGCCTTGTGGCTGTCGGTCTTCTTGGGCAGCAGCACGGCCTGGATGTTGGGCAGCACGCCGCCCTGCGCGATCGTCACCTTGCCCAGCAGCTTGTTGAGCTCCTCGTCGTTGCGGATGGCGAGCTGCAGGTGGCGGGGGATGATGCGCGTCTTCTTGTTGTCGCGGGCCGCGTTGCCCGCCAGCTCCAGGATCTCGGCCGTCAGGTACTCCAGCACGGCCGCCAGGTACACCGGCGCGCCGGCGCCCACGCGCTCCGCGTAGTTGCCCTTGCGCAGCAGCCGGTGCACGCGGCCCACGGGGAACTGCAGCCCGGCCCGCGACGAGCGCGACTTGGCCTTGGCCCGCGCCTTGCCGCCCTGCTTCCCGCGCCCGGACATGACTGCAGCTACACACAGGAACTCGGTGACAGACTGCGATAATTACAAGTTCGGAGCTCGGCCTTATATACCTCTTTAGCGGACGGCGCGACTTCCAATTGGCTAAGACAGGGATGTGCCTAAAACAGCCAATAGGAACGCGGATCCAGATTTGACCAATGGCGATGAAGGGCGGAGCGCTGTCTCTGCAAAAACTTGCCTCAGCCAATAACAGTTTAGTCTACGGGAATCCCTAATTTGCATAACCGCTCTATAAAAGCGGCGCTCTCGGAGGTGCGCGTCGTTCTCTGTCCGAGAAATCGTCGGTGCTGCTGTACCGAGAGGAATCGCTACCATGCCCGAGCCGGCCAAGTCCGCCCCGGCGCCCAAGAAGGGCTCCAAGAAAGCCGTCACCAAGACGCAGAAAAAAGGTGACAAGAAACGGCGTAAGAGCCGCAAGGAGAGCTACTCCATCTACGTCTACAAGGTGCTGAAGCAGGTGCACCCCGACACGGGCATCTCGTCCAAGGCCATGGGCATCATGAACTCCTTCGTCAACGACATCTTCGAGCGCATCGCGGGCGAGGCCTCGCGCCTGGCGCACTACAACAAGCGCTCCACCATCACCTCGCGCGAGATCCAGACGGCCGTGCGCCTGCTGCTGCCCGGCGAGCTGGCCAAGCACGCCGTGTCCGAGGGCACCAAGGCTGTCACCAAGTACACCAGCTCCAAGTAGACGCCTTCTGCCTTCTTTCGTCGGTATTTTAAACCCAAAGGCTCTTTTAAGAGCCACCCACTTTCTCAGTAAAAGAGCTGATCCTGTGGCGAGTTCCTACCCATCccgttttgttttttttttttttgttttttgcgGCGGTGGGGTGGGGGGAATGTGCATTTACGGTGTAAAAGCATCTAATAAAGACGGCAGGATTTACAGAGTTTGTGGTAAACTTAGGGTATGTCCTACGTCTGATTCAACGGACCCAAAGACGTTCATAATTCTTATTAAAAGCCCTGGGAGTCCGTCTTGATGTATGTACACTGTAGGGGAGGCGAGttagaaaaaagaacaaatactGTCGGTGGTCTCTCAATTAAAACAGCGGAAGCATGTTCCTGACAGCTGGTACATGGTAATTTCTCGGCTGACCTACGTTAACGTAACATGGTGTGTACCGGGAGCATTGACTGCAGAGGTGCTTTCAGACCATCCGGTGCTCTTGTGCCTTGTTGTTTTGATTTAGAAAACGGACTCTGAGGTGGAtgccccctcccctgctccGCAATGTGTATTGTCACGGGTGACGAGGGGAAGCAAAGCTGAACGCGTTCTCGCCCCGACCTACGCAGTCCCGGCGCAGGTAGCGCCGAGCACAAGCTCCCCAGTGCGGCTCTTTCCCGGCTTTCGTGCgcccccctctctctccccgccgtgtccccgcgCCCCGCACTCTCCGCCGCCCAGCGCGGACGGGGCTGCAGCGCGCGGGCAGAGCCGGAGCCGCGCCGCTGCCGCGTTCGGTCCGACCTGAGTGAGGACTGCGCGGAGCCTCCCCGCGGGCGGGCCCGGCCGCCTCCTGCCCCTCCCGCCCGGCGCTGATTGGTGCCGCTCGCGGCCCGAGCGCGCGCTGCCCTCAAGGGACGCGGCGCTTCCAGCGGGCCGGGGCAGCGGCCCGGAGAGCTCGGCGGAGCCGGGCAAGGCAGAGGCCGCCTGCGCCTTCGGCCTTGCTGCCGCGGCCCTGAACCGAAGGTGGATACTGAGCGGCAAGATACCGCGAGCTCTCGGGGAAGGAGGCGGCTGCCGGCGATAGCTTTAGCCAGCGGTCCCGAGGCCGGGAATGGACGCGAGCGAAGCGGCTTTAGTAAAAACAGGGCGAGCCCGAGGCTCGGGCGGCGAGCCCGCCCTGGCCCGCTCTCCGGCGGTGCCGCCGCCGCTGTGCCCCGCAAGCCGCTGCTGGaagggggcggggcggggcgagGCCAGGGCGCGTTCCCCGCCCCGAAGGCGGGGGCTTTTCCCGGGCTCGCGACAAACGCCCAATGGCAGCCGGCCGCTGCCGCGCGGGCGGCCAATGGGCGCGGGCAGCGGGGTTATAAATAGCGGCGGCTGTGAGCCGGGGGCGCAGTGAGTCCGGAGCGCTGTGAGCGGCGGGGCTATGGCGCGTACGAAGCAGACGGCGCGGAAGTCGACGGGTGGCAAGGCGCCCCGCAAGCAGCTGGCCACCAAGGCTGCCCGCAAGAGCGCGCCGGCCACGGGCGGCGTCAAGAAGCCGCACCGCTACCGGCCCGGCACGGTGGCGCTGCGCGAGATCCGGCGCTACCAGAAGTCCACGGAGCTGCTGATCCGCAAGCTGCCCTTCCAGCGGCTGGTGCGCGAGATCGCGCAGGACTTCAAGACCGACCTGCGCTTCCAGAGCTCGGCCGTCATGGCGCTGCAGGAGGCCAGCGAGGCCTACCTGGTGGGGCTCTTCGAGGACACCAACCTGTGCGCCATCCACGCCAAGCGCGTCACCATCATGCCCAAGGATATCCAGCTGGCCCGCCGCATCCGCGGAGAGCGCGCGTAATTCGCTGCCGGCAGCAGCCCTTCCTGGCCGGGCAGTGAGGCAACCCACGCAGACCCAAAGGCTCTTTTAAGAGCCACTACATGCACAATAAAAGAGCTGTGACACTATTTCAGAGCGTGAACAGTTTATTAGGATAGAAAACGCTGTAAACATATAGATGCATGGGTAATGTACCTCCTTACTGCACATTTCTGGTAATAGTAGTCAATTTCCTTATTTGACCGAAGTTAATACCAGGACCAGGTAAGTGTACATCTTATGCTCTAGCAACTGAATGACGCATTGGTCTCAGTATTATAAAGCTGTTGACGCACCTCACGCCCCCTGACCCGATCAACTAGTGCAACAACTCTTTTATGGCGCATGTAGTGGCTCTTAAAAGAGCCTTTGGGTTTGTCTGGGTTGGCTCAGTGCCCAGCCGGGAGCGAATTACGCGCGCTCTCCGCGGATGCGGCGGGCCAGCTGGATGTCCTTGGGCATGATGGTGACGCGCTTGGCGTGGATGGCGCACAGGTTGGTGTCCTCGAAGAGCCCCACCAGGTAGGCCTCGCTGGCCTCCTGCAGCGCCATGACGGCCGAGCTCTGGAAGCGCAGGTCGGTCTTGAAGTCCTGCGCGATCTCGCGCACCAGCCGCTGGAAGGGCAGCTTGCGGATCAGCAGCTCCGTGGACTTCTGGTAGCGCCGGATCTCGCGCAGCGCCACCGTGCCGGGCCGGTAGCGGTGCGGCTTCTTGACGCCGCCCGTGGCCGGCGCGCTCTTGCGGGCAGCCTTGGTGGCCAGCTGCTTGCGGGGCGCCTTGCCGCCCGTCGACTTCCGCGCCGTCTGCTTCGTACGCGCCATAGCCCCGCCGCTCACAGCGCTCCGGACTCACTGCGCCCCCAGCTCACAGCCGCCGCTATTTATAACCCCGCTGCCCGCGCCCATTGGCCGCCCGCGCGGCAGCGGCCGGCTGCCATTGGGCGTTTGTCGCGAGCCCGGGAAAAGCCCCCGCCTTCGGGGCGGGGAACGCGCCCTGGCctcgccccgccccgcccccttCCAGCAGTGGCTTGCGGGGcacagcggcggcggcggcaccgccGGAGAGCGGGCCAGGACGGGCTCGCCGCCCAAGCCGCGGGCTCGCCCTCCTTTATCCAAATCCACTCCGCTCGCGTTCATTCCCGGCCTCAGGACCGCTGGCTAAAGCTATCGCCGGCAGCCGCCTCCTTCCCCGAGAGCTCGCGGTATCTTGCCGCTCAGTATCCGCCTTCGGTTCAGGGCCGCGGCAGCAAGGCCGAAGGCG
This Agelaius phoeniceus isolate bAgePho1 chromosome 5, bAgePho1.hap1, whole genome shotgun sequence DNA region includes the following protein-coding sequences:
- the LOC129119233 gene encoding histone H2A-IV, with the translated sequence MSGRGKQGGKARAKAKSRSSRAGLQFPVGRVHRLLRKGNYAERVGAGAPVYLAAVLEYLTAEILELAGNAARDNKKTRIIPRHLQLAIRNDEELNKLLGKVTIAQGGVLPNIQAVLLPKKTDSHKAKAK
- the LOC129119245 gene encoding histone H3, with the translated sequence MARTKQTARKSTGGKAPRKQLATKAARKSAPATGGVKKPHRYRPGTVALREIRRYQKSTELLIRKLPFQRLVREIAQDFKTDLRFQSSAVMALQEASEAYLVGLFEDTNLCAIHAKRVTIMPKDIQLARRIRGERA
- the LOC129119240 gene encoding histone H2B 5, with the translated sequence MPEPAKSAPAPKKGSKKAVTKTQKKGDKKRRKSRKESYSIYVYKVLKQVHPDTGISSKAMGIMNSFVNDIFERIAGEASRLAHYNKRSTITSREIQTAVRLLLPGELAKHAVSEGTKAVTKYTSSK
- the LOC129119246 gene encoding histone H3; the encoded protein is MARTKQTARKSTGGKAPRKQLATKAARKSAPATGGVKKPHRYRPGTVALREIRRYQKSTELLIRKLPFQRLVREIAQDFKTDLRFQSSAVMALQEASEAYLVGLFEDTNLCAIHAKRVTIMPKDIQLARRIRGERA
- the LOC129119922 gene encoding histone H1.11L-like produces the protein MAIKFQVSPAAKAAAKKPKKAASGSKARKPAGPSVTELITKAVSASKERKGLSLAALKKALAAGGYDVEKNNSRIKLGLKSLVSKGTLVQTKGTGASGSFRPNKKPGEVKEKAPKKKKNTVIKPKKPAAKKPASAAKKAVTAKNSPKKVKPAAKKAAKSPKATKAVRPKKAVAAEKSPAKAKAVKPKEAKAKKQHTRRSKPHVEIRLLRI